In Candidatus Auribacterota bacterium, the DNA window GTGCGCGAATCTGAGACGCATGAAGTACTTATTGCTATTCCGGCAGCGCTTTTCCCTGTGTCGCCAGAGCTTCCACCGCATTGCCCTGGTCCGGGTGTCTATGAGCGTGAGGAGGGCCCTCTTCTCATTTTTCCAGGGCTCATCCTCGCCGAAGTAAGAGTTGAAGAAGAGAAGCCGTTCGCCGATGCTGAGGGAGATGCTCGCGAACATATTGAACTGGGCGAGGCTCTTGATCCGATGCTTGAGCGCGAGCGATGGCCTCGCGCTCGCGCGGTGGAGGTCGAGGAGGTAAATACACTTCTCCCCCGAGGGGAGCGTCTCCACAAGAAAATTCCCCGGATGGAGGTCCTGGTGGTAGATGCCGTAGTCGTGCATCCGCCTGAGGAGCGTGGCGAGGAGGGCGATCAGCTCCCTCCGCGTCCGCGCATCGGCCCGGAGCGTCCCATCGTCGGAGAAGAGCGCCTCTTCAAGGGTGACGCAATTGAAGAGGCGCACGGTCAAGAGGTAGCTCTCCATGAGTATGCCGGACCTGCGGCGCTCGCCATAGGCGACTGGTACCACCGTTGGCAATCCTCGCTCTGCGGCGGCGGTGGTAATCCGCCATTCCCTGCGAGCCTTCGACCCGCACACATTGGCCTTGATCCAGTCCCCCAGCCTTCCGCGGCGGTAGATCTTGATGATGAGGGGGAGTTCCTTCTTTCCTGCCGGGATCGAGGCAGAGAAAATGATCCGCATGGGTGATCTCTTTATGAGCTCCCCCGTGCGTTCCCGGAGGAGTTGCCTCGGATCCGGCGTGCGCGGGGCGAGGAAGATCGGCGCGTACGCGGCAGACACCTGCCAGCATATTCCGTTGCTGTCCCTTACCGTAACGACGTTACTGTGCGTCATAGCGTCAATTGAGATTCTGTTGGGGTTTTGGATTTGGGATTTGGGATTCGGCAGCACCGGTTCCCATCGCATAGAGCATGGCGAGAAACAGGATGACAGTGAAGTTGATGTGCATGAATGAACCCCCGGTGAACCTCCCCGTCCAGCTGCAGTCTACAAGTGAAAAGACGAGAAACGCAGCGAGGGCGGCCGCGAGCCCCTGTACCAGCGCGTGCCGGACAGGATCGCGGTCGTCCCTCATGCGAGCGCGAATGGCGCGGCACAGGGCGAGCACGCCCCATGCGCATGCGCACAGTCCTCCCACTCCGGACTCCGCCCCCACCTGCAAAAAGAGATTGTGCGCGTGGTCCCGGTAGGTCAATTTCTCCCGTGGGGCGCGCGCCACATTTCTTGTATCCGCAGCATCCTCAAACCGGAAGCAGGCTGTTCGAAACTCACCCGGCCCTACGCCGAGGAGGGGGCGCGCGCGGATCATGCGCAGCGCATCTTTCCAGACCACCAGCCGCTTTTCCACGTTGCGGTCGCGCATCTGCCCTATGGAGAGGAAGCGGTTGAGCGCCCTCCGGTGCGGGAGGAACTGGAGCGCGAGGATGGCGGCAACCAGCAGCGCAACCAGCCTCCAGGAACGAAACAGGGAGAACAGGAGGGCCGCGCCGACCATTGCGATCCAGGCGCCGCGCGAGTAGCTGTACACCACGCAGAGAAAAATCACAAAGAGGCCGGGAACGAATGCCGCGGCGCGCCATCCGCGGCGATGCCCCCTCGCATCGCACGCCGCCTTCGGTCGCGCGATCAAGGCGGTGCTCAGGGATAGCGCCAGCACCATAAAAAGGCCAAGGGCATTCTTGCCGTCCCAGAATGGATACCCCCGGTCAATCATCTTCCACATCCCCTGCCGGTAGTGGTAGGCGATATTGACCGAGGCGACCACCACCGCAACGGAGAAGAGCGCGAGGATCACCCTGCGGCTGTCCACCGCCGTCCGCAGGAGATAGAGGCTTGCGTAGAAGAAGGTTGCATAGAGGATGATTTCAAGAATCGCGTCCACTCTCTCCGCGGGAGTTCCAAAAGGCGAGAGGAGCGCAGAGACACAGTTCGCAGCGAGGAACAGCAGGATCGGGTACCCGAGCGTACCGCTGGTAAGGTAGCGGCGCGGATGAAGGAGGAATGCCAGGAGCCAGAGGGAGCAGAGGAGGAACACGATATTCTGGGCGCTGGTGAGGCTCACCTGACCGAACGGCGTGGCGAACTTCAACCATGAGGGCCTCAGGAATATGAGCGCCAGCGCGGGATAGAACACGCACAGTGATAACCGGTCTATGGCCAGAAGGAGTCGGTCTTTCATCGTCATGGGATCATCATTCCCAGACACTCACCAGGAACTTGATGAGGTCACGCTTGATAAATGAGCAATACGCCCGGAGCCGCGCTTCCTTCTCCGCCATCTTGTTGCCGCGGTGCGGCCTCAGCCTGTAGAGGGATATCCTGAGCGCCGCGCGGCCCGCGTCAAAACAGATCCCGAAGGCGAAGAGGGGTCTGAATACAAGTTCAAACAAGGAGCTCCTGAACATTCCCTCGTGTGTGCGAAAGTAGCGCAGCATGCTCTGGAGCCCCGGCAGAATGATCTGCTCCCTGTTCTGTCGCCGGCTGCGGCCCCCGTAGTGCGTGATGTGCGCCCCGGGGAAGAGGTAGATCCGGTAGCCCGCGTCCCTGATCCGCCGGCAGAGGTCGACCTCTTCGAAGAACATGAAGTAGCGTTCGTCGAGGAGCCCGACCTCCGCGAGCACGCTCTGCCGGAGGAAGAGCGCCGCGCCCGAGGGTTGATCGACCTCCATCGCGGCATCGAAACGCACGCCGCGCATTTTCACAAAATCGCACCTCCTCCTGAACAGTCCCATGCGACCGAGGATGGTCTTGGCGCCGAGTGCGAACGCGAACGTCGGGAACCGCCTCACCGCGTGCTGCACGCTCCCATCCTCGTTGAGCAGCAAGCAGCCGCACGCCGCCGCCTCGGGATGGTGGTCCATAAAGCCGGCCACCCCTTCGAGCGCCAGGGGGTGCACCCTCGTGTCGGGGTTGAGGAGGAGCGAGTACCGCCCGCTTGAGATTCTCAGCGCCTGGTTATTGGCTGCGGCGAACCCCCTGTTCTCGCCGTTTGGGATCAGGTGGACCCAGGGGAACTTTTCCCTGACGAGATCCGCAGAGCCGTCCCGGGAGGCGTTATCCACCACAAACGTCTCGAATGAGAGCGATCCGGCGCCCGCCGCGAGCGAGGAGAGGCACTCGCCAAGGTAATCTTTTGAGTTCCAGCTCACTATGACAATGGAGATATCGATCATTGCACGTCAGTGTGTCCGCTGAGGCTGCGGAGAATCTGGAGGAGGCGAGGCGCGTGCGTCGCCATGGAATAGCGCGACACGACGAGCGCCCTCGCCTTCTCCGCGATACGCTGCCTGAGCGCGGCATCGCTCAGCAGGCATTCGATCTTCCGGCACCACTCTTCATCAGATGCCGCGAGGAAACCGGTCTCGCCATCGGCGATGATCGTGGTCACCGCACCCACGGATGAGCAGACCGCCGGCACCCCGCACGCCATGTAGAGAAGGGCCTTGAGGGCGCATTTCCCGTAGGCCCACTCGTTGTCGGGGAGCGGCATGAGACCTATGTCGAATGTCCGGAGATCGCGGAGCTCCGTCGCGCTGTCCCAGGCGAAAAACTCAGCGCGCAGCGCGCGGCACGCGTCGATCGCGATCCCCTCCCGCGTATCGCTCAGGATACGCAGGGTGAAGGGGTAGCGCTGCGCGAGGCGGTCGAGCGCCGGCAGGACGGTGGAGAGGTAGCGGTTCGTGCTGGCGCTGCCGCTCCAGCCGATCACCAGCGGCTCATGCCGTTCGCGCGGGCCAGGGGTATAGAGCTCCGTATCGACAACCGTACGGAAACAGATGGCGCGGGCGGTGTAGTTGGCCGCCCAGCCGCAGAGGAAATCATTTCCCGCGAGCACCACGTCGCTCATCCGCACCATCGCGCGGAAACGCCTCCTCCTTGCCACGGAGACGCGGGGGCGCGAACCGCGGTCCTTGAACATGATCGCGTCATCCACATCGTAGATGAGGCCGCGGGCGTTGGCGCGGAGGATGAGGCGGTCGCACCAGCGGAGCATTTTCTTCTGGAGGAACACGATGTCATAGCGCCTCAGTCCGAGGAACAGGCGCCAGCGCCGCAAGAGCTCCGCGGGGAGGGTGAAGCGCTCGCAGCCGATCCCGTGTGCCCTGAGGTAAGGCAGAAACTGTTGCACGCGAAAACGGAAGCTCGGTCTTTCAAACCGCGTGGTAAGAAATGCAATTTTCATTTATTCGGCATTCCCTGAGTGACGCAGCGTTCGCGCACAGTTTCACCACCTGCCCGCCGGCCGGCGTGCGCCCCTTCAAACACCGAGTTGCTGCAACGCTCATTGAGTGCCCTCCTGACAGCGTAAAGGGCCATGTGAGAAGTCCGGTGGCTAGCGTTCCTTCAGCGCGACGAGCAGGATTGATTTTGCGAAATCGACGGAGAAATACTTATGGAGGGGAGCGGCAATCCAGATCCTGAACAATCGGCGGAAAAATGCATCATTGTATATTCTGAATATGCGCGTCACCTTGAAGCCGAGAGAGATGAGAATGCCGCCGATCTCATCGTAGCGATAGGTGACCTTGTGGGAGTATTCCCAGTACCGGTTGGGGTGGAACGCGTTGGGAGTGGTCAGAATCAGCTTTCCCCCCGGGAGCAGCATCTTGTGGATTTCGCTCAGGAGATGTATGCCGTCTTCAAAGGTGAGGTGCTCGATGACCTCGAAGATGAAGACGACGTTGAACCTTTCCTTGATTTCGTCAAGAGAGTAATAATCCTGCGTTGTCTCACGGTCTATGTCCATGCTTTTATAGGATATCGAGCGGCCGCACAGATCGACGAGAGCGTGCCTCAGCTCTCGCGTGGAAGAGCCTATGTCCAGGATCTTGTCGCCATCCTTCACCTCTTCCAGAATCACCTCCAGGTGCTTCTTGCGCACCTGCAGGTCCCAGAAATCCGGGAAGTTTCTCTGAATCTCCCGCCTGGTTTTATAGAGCGTGCTCCAGCTCGTCTTGAGTGTTTCCAGCGTGTTCTTCATAGTGGGGATACCTCACGCGCGCTCCTGGGGAGGGAATGAACGAGCTCCTCCCCGCTCTTTCTTGAGATCGTGTCTCCTGATCATTTCCGTTTTGCGAGCGATCCTCCTCAGGAACGCTTTTCCTCCCGCATCCAGCTTCATGGTATCGAGGTAGCGGTGGAGGAAACGCATCCGGTCAGCGCGGCTCACCGCGGATGACGGTGAAGAATAGTTCAGCGCCGCGAGGTCTTTCACGACCCATCGATTCGCGCCGCGGGCTTTCTGCTGAACCCTCTGAAGGTCAATCAGGGCTGGCCGGAAGCCCCCCCCTGAGGATTGAAGGAAGACGTGGCTCAGATAGAGGTCCCTGTGATTCAGTCCGGCCCGGTGCATCCTGCGCACACCGTCAGCCAGCGCCGCTATTATACCTCTCTTTTCCCTGAATTTCCCGCACAAAAATCTCACGTAGTCCTCGAGACGCCTGCCCCCGATTTCAACGGTCACAATGAAGGAGGGGCCTCGCCAGGGGAACCATCTCCTCTCTCCGAATGCCGGAGCGGTCATTGTCTCAACCCCCGCGGCGCGCAATTTTACAATCGCCTCCCGCTCGTGCGCCGCTGCGGAGGAGGGCCACCTCCCGCTCAGCAGTTCATTCAGTGCCTCGCGGAGGGAGCCGCGGGTGTGCCGCTTCAGGTAGAGCCTCTCCGGATGCTCGCCGCCGAGGGTAACGCGCTCGATTGTCCGGATTCCCTTATCCCGCACAAGCTCACCGCCGGCAAAATCCATGAATGCGGTGAACGAGTCGAGGCCGAGGGCCTTGAGCCTGTCACGATAGCGGTCATCAACAACGAGTTTTCCCCGCCGGTCAAAGAGGATGGCCATGCCGTTCCTCCTGAATTGCTCGGTACACCGCGAGCGTTCCCTCCGCATTGCGCTCAATCGTGAAACCGAGCGATTTTTCCCTCGCGGCGGCGGCGATGGGGGCCCGGGTTCCCTCGTCAGAGAGCGTGGCAATGCGATGGGCGAGCGCGCGCGCGTCACCAGGGTCGGCGAGGATGAATCCATCAGTGCCTTCATGTATGATCTCTGCGGCTCCGTTGTCGCGAGTGGTGATGACGGGGAGGCCGCAGGCCATCGCCTCCAGGCACACGTTTGCGAACGGGTCATATCGAGTGGGGAGGGCCAGGAAATCGGAGGCGCCGTAATAGGGCCTCACGTCAGCGACTCGTCCCAGGAACCTGATTCGCGCGGCGAGGCCCTGGCGGTGGGCCAGGGCGATGTGCCGGGCTGTCCGCCCGCCGCCCGCGACCAGCAGTGATGGTCTTCCATCGCGGACGAGCGCGAGGGCGCGGATGACGGTATCCAGTCCCTTGCGCTTAAGGTTATTTGAAACAAAAATCGCCACCGGCCTGTCGAGCGGAAGGCCGAGGCGGTTCAGGACGCCGACGCGGTGTTCATCTCTGAGCCGGGGATGAAAGTAGCCGTGGTCGACGCCGTTGTAGACGACGGTCACGCGTTCCGCGGGATACCGGTAGAGGTCAAGGAGCTGTCGGCGGCAGAGCTCTGAGTTTGCGATGATGTGCCGGCAGTGCGCCGGATCGAAGATGGCGCGTTCCAAACGAAGCACGAGCCAGTTGAAGGGCCGCAGGTATGAAACCCGGCGCCCCAGGGCTCGATCCGCCTTGAGTCGCATCCATACCTTGTGCACGCCGCTCCCCATGCGGTAGACGTCGAGGGGATAGAAACGCGTCATGCCGCTCACGACGTCGAACCGTTCTCGCGCGAGCATCTCTCTGGCCTTCCGAAGAAAGGAGAGCGTTTTGAGCGACGGGCCCCACCCGGATACGGCGACCCTGTGGAATGCGATCCGGGGGCTGAGCCCCGCCTCGCAGCGCGTTGCGAAAACGTGTATCTCGTGGCCGCGCGTGAGAAGTGCGCCGACGAGGCGCGAGAGATACCGCTCCTGGCCGCCCCGCGAGGGCGAGTAATCCCAGATGAGAAAGGCTATTCTCATAAATCCCAAATCCCAAATCCCAAATCCCAAATTAGAAGAATATACACCGCCCATCCCTCTCTCGATTATTTAACCTTTTGGATTTTGGATTTGTTCAGTAGTTGCTCAATTGCCCGATACGCTACTTCCACGGATATTTCGTTCATGCACCGGTGATCGGTCGGGCATTTCCGCTTGAAGCAGGGGCTGCATTCAACCGCATTCCGGACGATCAGATGAGTTCCGAGGGGCCCTGTTGCCCCGGGATCGGTCGGCCCGATGATGGCGACCACCGCTGTCCCCACGGCGCAGGCGAGGTGCATCGGCCCGGTATCATTGCTCACCAGCAACGCGCAGCGCTCCATGAGGGCGGCCAGCTGCATGACAGTCGTTTCCCCCGCCATGTTGATCACGCCGCCTCCGTAACCGCGGCAGAGCGAATCAGCGAGCGCGCGCTCCCGCTCGCCCCCCACGATAATGACGGGCGCGCGCAACCGCGTGCGCACCAGCCGGATGAGGCCGGCGAACTTCTCCCGGGGCCAGCATTTTGCCGGCCCGTACGTTGAACCGGGATTGACGCCCAGGAGAAGATCTCCTTCTGCAATCCCTTTTTTCTGGAGCGCGTCACGCGCCCACCCGCGCAGCCGCTCGGGAATGCTGATTGAGGGGCGCGGCGCTGCGTGAACGGGTCCCAATGCCTTGACAAGGTCCAGGTAGCGGTGGACCTGGTGTCCGCCGCCAACAGGTGGCCGTACTCTCCAGTTGAGTAGTAGTCCCCTCCCGCAGGTCGCGTAGCCGAGGCGCCGCCGCACGCCCGACAGGAAAAACCACAAGGCCGATTCTAAGGAGTTCGGGAAGAGTACCCCGAGGTCATACCGGCCTGAGCGCACGAGCCGGATCGCGTTCAGTTTGTCCCGCAGGTCGGCCGGCTGCGGCACGGGAATGACGTGATCGATAGAGCGCTCATTTTCCCAGACGCCGGCCAGCTTCGCCGGCGCGACCATGCCGATCAAAGCCGAGGGGAAGAGCTGCCTCACCGCCCTGACGGCCGGGATGGTGATCACAGAGTCGCCGAGCCAGTTCGTTCCCCTGATGACGATTTTTTTAAAGTCGCTCATGGCTCGTCCGGCCCCTTTTTCCTTCTCCAGCGCCTGTGCATCCAGAGCCACTGGTCGGGACGCCGCCGTACCCACTCCTCAATGACGCGGTTAAAGCGGGCGCAGTTCTCTTCTATATCGGCGTCCCTGTTACCGGTCGAGACAATATCCACGGGATCGCACACGTAGATGTGGTGATAGCCGTACCACTCCCGCACGTCAAAGACCGGCAGGACGACCGCGCCCGTTTTCATTGCCAGGAGCGCCGCGGCGGGCGTCGTTGACACCGGATGCCCGAAAAAAGGGACAAAGGGGGCGTGGCGTCCCGCGTACTGGTCTACCAGAAGTGCCACGCACCAGTTGTTCTTGAGCCTTTCTATGATCTCCCTCGCGATCCACTTCTTCTTGAGCATGACCGCACCATTGAAGCATCGCAGCCTCTCAATCTCACGGTAAATGAGCGGGTTCTTTAACGGCCTCCCCACCGACGCGAGCTTGTTGCCGAGCGACACGCACGTGTGGGCCATAATCTCCCAGTTCCCGAAGTGGCTGATGAGAAATATCACCCCCCGCTTCTTTTGCAGCGCGTTCGAGATCCCCTCGGCATTGCGTATTTCTGCGTGGCGGCTGAAGTCTTTCATCATGCGAGGGATGAAAATCAATTCTACGACAGTGCGGAAGAGGCTCCTGAATGCCCCGCGGGCGATCCGCCGCTTTTCAGCTTGTGTCTTGCTGTCGCCAAACGCGAGGTCGAGGTTCTTGAGGGCGAGCCTCCTGTGGCGCGTGTCAACCATATAGGTAATCTTGGAGGCAGCATCGCTGGCCCGCCGCACGAATCCCTCGGGCAGCAATCTGATACAACCGCACACCCCCTTGAGGAGGAAATAGGAGGGGTAGTGGCGCCATAGGATCCGCTCTTCTTCCATAACTCGTTCCTGTTGAGCTGGATAAAAATATAGCAGACCACGCTGGTCTGCTCTTAGTGACCCTCGGTCTGACGTTAGTCTCTCAATTCCGCTCTCGACTGTCAAGGGACATGGCCGGATGCCCTGCAGAAGATTAGTCTCGAACGGATTGAGGAAGGGGGGGCGTGGTGCCGCGCGGTATGAAGCATCTCACGACCAGCAGCATCAGGAGGAGCATGATCCAACCGAAGACCCCGGTGACCACACGCCCATCGCCGAAGAACCACGGCGCGAAATGGTTCATCCGGTCAAAGAAGAGGCTTTCAGCCTTGATGCCGAATACCCACCCGGCGTGGAGCCCGATGGACAGATAGAGTGAGCCTGTCCGCAGGTAGGCGTACGTCAGCACGATGCTGACGAGGAACAGCCCGATGAAACCGGGGATCACCTCTGAGGGAGAGAGGAGCGGCTGGAAAAAATAGGCGAGCGCCTTGAAGCCGAGGAGGGGATGGGATCCGTGCGAGGCGGGCATATCCGAGGCGTTAAAGAAATGGACAATCGCGAAGAAGAGGCTCATGGACACGACCGCCGTTGACCGGCGCAGGTTCTTGAACAGGCTCTGGAGGATGAATCCCCTGAAGAAAGGCTCTTCGATGAATCCCACCACAGCTCCGGCGAGGAAGGCAATGACGAGCTGGCGGGCGAGGTCCCATGCCCCTGAAAATGAGGTCTCGGGGCGGCGTGAGCCGAAAAGCACCATAATAAAAAGCATAAGGGCGAGTGAACAGGTCCCGAGAATCCATCCGCGACCGAGGAGCGATCGCCACCCCGGCTCGCGTCTCATCCCGATTGAGGCAAGCGATACGATCTCCAGCTTCGCGCGAGCTATGTAAAAGAGGAGAATGGTCACCACGAGCACCACCCGCCGCATCACCCGGTCAAAGGGGAAGTCAAGTGCGCGGTGCATGCCGGGCGATAATCCCCGCAGGAACTGGAGCACGAAGTCGGCCACAGGTGAAATGAGACAACTCAGCAACAGTGAGATGAGAATAATAAGTCCAAGGCGCTGGTATGATTTCATGATTTCACAATGCAATCGGTTGAGGAGCCCACACTCGCCCTACAGAAATGTGGTCTCGAGAGGGATCGAGGGCATGAACTGATTTCAACCGGATACGTGACTCAGTATGTGACCACGGATACACACGGATAATAGTGTTTGCGGTGGATAGGATACAGTATGTCGTGTTTTTAAACTGTGTTCATCCGTGTTCATCTGTGGTTTATATATCATCTTCAACGGTGGCTGTAGTTAAAAATCTGTCCCGCGTGTTTCAGCCCACTCCGCATAGCGGCAGACCCCTCGTTTGGATACACTCACGAAATCGATGAACTGTCGTATCTCTGGGGTCATCGCGCCCTTTTCGATCTCTTCAAGGGCTCGAGAGGTATTGAAGCCGGAGGTGTAGAATATCTTGAAGGCATCCTTGAGCTTGAGT includes these proteins:
- a CDS encoding phosphotransferase, translated to MTHSNVVTVRDSNGICWQVSAAYAPIFLAPRTPDPRQLLRERTGELIKRSPMRIIFSASIPAGKKELPLIIKIYRRGRLGDWIKANVCGSKARREWRITTAAAERGLPTVVPVAYGERRRSGILMESYLLTVRLFNCVTLEEALFSDDGTLRADARTRRELIALLATLLRRMHDYGIYHQDLHPGNFLVETLPSGEKCIYLLDLHRASARPSLALKHRIKSLAQFNMFASISLSIGERLLFFNSYFGEDEPWKNEKRALLTLIDTRTRAMRWKLWRHREKRCRNSNKYFMRLRFAHLKGFARREEWKGEIAELLLARDMARAGASLVKESRSKSMWEKEVTVQAAQRRLFIKHYKRKRGWQAFKYLWRRSQAIRSWKGAYALRIRNVNAVNAIAAMEERRAMHLLGDAYLITDKILSVENLVAALAKLAHSCHAASQARKELIRALALFFRRIHLLGVYHGDMKATNILVGKNRVGRPTLYLTDLDFVRTKLRLSRRNVLRNMVQVNMSLLNLSYVSIRDRLSFLKTYLGTRRRRELRPMWKAIARQTRRNLVKRKRRFSRSSTLHAEGTED
- a CDS encoding glycosyltransferase family 4 protein, coding for MRIAFLIWDYSPSRGGQERYLSRLVGALLTRGHEIHVFATRCEAGLSPRIAFHRVAVSGWGPSLKTLSFLRKAREMLARERFDVVSGMTRFYPLDVYRMGSGVHKVWMRLKADRALGRRVSYLRPFNWLVLRLERAIFDPAHCRHIIANSELCRRQLLDLYRYPAERVTVVYNGVDHGYFHPRLRDEHRVGVLNRLGLPLDRPVAIFVSNNLKRKGLDTVIRALALVRDGRPSLLVAGGGRTARHIALAHRQGLAARIRFLGRVADVRPYYGASDFLALPTRYDPFANVCLEAMACGLPVITTRDNGAAEIIHEGTDGFILADPGDARALAHRIATLSDEGTRAPIAAAAREKSLGFTIERNAEGTLAVYRAIQEERHGHPL
- a CDS encoding CPBP family intramembrane metalloprotease; its protein translation is MKSYQRLGLIILISLLLSCLISPVADFVLQFLRGLSPGMHRALDFPFDRVMRRVVLVVTILLFYIARAKLEIVSLASIGMRREPGWRSLLGRGWILGTCSLALMLFIMVLFGSRRPETSFSGAWDLARQLVIAFLAGAVVGFIEEPFFRGFILQSLFKNLRRSTAVVSMSLFFAIVHFFNASDMPASHGSHPLLGFKALAYFFQPLLSPSEVIPGFIGLFLVSIVLTYAYLRTGSLYLSIGLHAGWVFGIKAESLFFDRMNHFAPWFFGDGRVVTGVFGWIMLLLMLLVVRCFIPRGTTPPLPQSVRD
- the waaF gene encoding lipopolysaccharide heptosyltransferase II, with product MSDFKKIVIRGTNWLGDSVITIPAVRAVRQLFPSALIGMVAPAKLAGVWENERSIDHVIPVPQPADLRDKLNAIRLVRSGRYDLGVLFPNSLESALWFFLSGVRRRLGYATCGRGLLLNWRVRPPVGGGHQVHRYLDLVKALGPVHAAPRPSISIPERLRGWARDALQKKGIAEGDLLLGVNPGSTYGPAKCWPREKFAGLIRLVRTRLRAPVIIVGGERERALADSLCRGYGGGVINMAGETTVMQLAALMERCALLVSNDTGPMHLACAVGTAVVAIIGPTDPGATGPLGTHLIVRNAVECSPCFKRKCPTDHRCMNEISVEVAYRAIEQLLNKSKIQKVK
- a CDS encoding glycosyltransferase family 2 protein, with the translated sequence MIDISIVIVSWNSKDYLGECLSSLAAGAGSLSFETFVVDNASRDGSADLVREKFPWVHLIPNGENRGFAAANNQALRISSGRYSLLLNPDTRVHPLALEGVAGFMDHHPEAAACGCLLLNEDGSVQHAVRRFPTFAFALGAKTILGRMGLFRRRCDFVKMRGVRFDAAMEVDQPSGAALFLRQSVLAEVGLLDERYFMFFEEVDLCRRIRDAGYRIYLFPGAHITHYGGRSRRQNREQIILPGLQSMLRYFRTHEGMFRSSLFELVFRPLFAFGICFDAGRAALRISLYRLRPHRGNKMAEKEARLRAYCSFIKRDLIKFLVSVWE
- a CDS encoding lysophospholipid acyltransferase family protein, with product MEEERILWRHYPSYFLLKGVCGCIRLLPEGFVRRASDAASKITYMVDTRHRRLALKNLDLAFGDSKTQAEKRRIARGAFRSLFRTVVELIFIPRMMKDFSRHAEIRNAEGISNALQKKRGVIFLISHFGNWEIMAHTCVSLGNKLASVGRPLKNPLIYREIERLRCFNGAVMLKKKWIAREIIERLKNNWCVALLVDQYAGRHAPFVPFFGHPVSTTPAAALLAMKTGAVVLPVFDVREWYGYHHIYVCDPVDIVSTGNRDADIEENCARFNRVIEEWVRRRPDQWLWMHRRWRRKKGPDEP
- a CDS encoding methyltransferase domain-containing protein, with translation MKNTLETLKTSWSTLYKTRREIQRNFPDFWDLQVRKKHLEVILEEVKDGDKILDIGSSTRELRHALVDLCGRSISYKSMDIDRETTQDYYSLDEIKERFNVVFIFEVIEHLTFEDGIHLLSEIHKMLLPGGKLILTTPNAFHPNRYWEYSHKVTYRYDEIGGILISLGFKVTRIFRIYNDAFFRRLFRIWIAAPLHKYFSVDFAKSILLVALKER
- a CDS encoding O-antigen ligase family protein is translated as MTMKDRLLLAIDRLSLCVFYPALALIFLRPSWLKFATPFGQVSLTSAQNIVFLLCSLWLLAFLLHPRRYLTSGTLGYPILLFLAANCVSALLSPFGTPAERVDAILEIILYATFFYASLYLLRTAVDSRRVILALFSVAVVVASVNIAYHYRQGMWKMIDRGYPFWDGKNALGLFMVLALSLSTALIARPKAACDARGHRRGWRAAAFVPGLFVIFLCVVYSYSRGAWIAMVGAALLFSLFRSWRLVALLVAAILALQFLPHRRALNRFLSIGQMRDRNVEKRLVVWKDALRMIRARPLLGVGPGEFRTACFRFEDAADTRNVARAPREKLTYRDHAHNLFLQVGAESGVGGLCACAWGVLALCRAIRARMRDDRDPVRHALVQGLAAALAAFLVFSLVDCSWTGRFTGGSFMHINFTVILFLAMLYAMGTGAAESQIPNPKPQQNLN
- a CDS encoding glycosyltransferase family 4 protein, which translates into the protein MKIAFLTTRFERPSFRFRVQQFLPYLRAHGIGCERFTLPAELLRRWRLFLGLRRYDIVFLQKKMLRWCDRLILRANARGLIYDVDDAIMFKDRGSRPRVSVARRRRFRAMVRMSDVVLAGNDFLCGWAANYTARAICFRTVVDTELYTPGPRERHEPLVIGWSGSASTNRYLSTVLPALDRLAQRYPFTLRILSDTREGIAIDACRALRAEFFAWDSATELRDLRTFDIGLMPLPDNEWAYGKCALKALLYMACGVPAVCSSVGAVTTIIADGETGFLAASDEEWCRKIECLLSDAALRQRIAEKARALVVSRYSMATHAPRLLQILRSLSGHTDVQ